The following is a genomic window from Staphylococcus saccharolyticus.
GAAAAAATTAAGCCTCTCCCACATATTATTGATATCCCTAAGCGCGTTTTTGCCCGTTTAAATATTGAGCCTAATACAGAACCTATTCGAGGTGGTACTGATGGCTCCCAATTATCATTTATGGACTTACCTACACCTAATATCTTTACAGGTTGTGGCAACTTCCATGGTCCATTTGAATATGCATCTATCGATGTTATGGAAAAAGCAGTTCAAGTTGTCGTTGGTATCGCTGAAGAAGTAGCTAAAAAATATGATTCATAAAACATAATAAAAAGAAACCATTGTAAGTATATATACTAGATGTACTTACGATGGTTTTTTCATATTCTTTCAAATAATTAAGTTAAAGATTAAAGTTGGTTTTTAATAGCTTGAGTGCTTGCACAGTATAGTGTCTAATTTGAATACCCATTTTAAAATCAGTATATGTTTCAGGCATATCAATAAAAGTATTAAACATTGCTGTCACTTTTTGCGATTCAAATAAATCAAATTTATCACTTGTAGCACAAATTGCAATAGAAGGCTTGTGATGTTTTTGTGCTAAATCAGCAATACGTAAAGTCGTCGTTTCAAGAATTTGATCTTTTTCCTTTAAACCTTCTCCAAAAATAATTAAATCTGCTTGCTGGATTAAATGCTCTAAATGAGTGATTTGATTGACTAACTCATGGCTTGTTAAAATTTCAGCTTGATATAAGCTGTGTAATACAGCGGCTATACCACCTCCGGCACCACCACGTTCGATTGGTCCCATTGCCAATTTAAGTTCACTTTTAAATAATTCACTAAAATACCAAATTAAATTATCGATTTCAGCAGCTTCATTGTAAGTTATACCATATGTTTTATATGTTTGCATGATTTCACTTTGCTTACCATATAAACGACTAGAGAAATCAGACATAAGTTGAATATGAGCATCTGACAGTTTAGGGTGTATTCCCGACAAATCGATGCGTCTAATATATTTAATTATGTAAGCACCTTTACTCACATCAACAATTTGCGCCTCATCGTCATAAAATTTTGCACCCAGAGCTTGAAGCATGCCTGCCCCACCGTCAAAGCTATCAATGCCTCCAAGTGAAATGACAATATGTTGCGCATGATTGTCTAACGATGTTTTTATGATTTCACCTAATCCATAACTTGAGTGTTGTTCAATAGGCTTGTCACCATTTAAAAACAAGTTACCTTCAATAACAGTCATACCGCATTCTGTCTGACCATACACCGCTTCAACCTTATTCATATCAGCATCATGAACAGTCACGCGATACTTACTTCCTGATTGCCAAAGAAATACCGAATCCATTAATTCATGACGTCCGTTAAATAACGGAACTTGTACAATATCTGCGTGTTCAATTTGACTCGCTACCGCTTCCTCAACATATCTATTCGCTTGATAACTAGAAATAATTCCATTGAACTCATCCATGGCTACTAAAACTTTCATTGTCTTAACCACCTTATATTTTTCTCTTTAACAATAATGAATTTTTTACTAAATACATAATAATGATAAGTCATTTTTTAGATTGGGACTCATCTCGACTACTTATATAATATTAATAGATGTTTTTAAGTTAACAACTTACTCATTACCACATTATACATACATTCATTAAAATTTTCATAGCATACGAAAAGCTTGCCACAAATGGTCTTTTACTGACATCTATGACAAGCTGTGTTTAAATTTTAAGTTTTAAATTATTCCTCAGCTTGAGCAAGTTGAGAAACGTTAATATCATCATGATCGGCATTCCACTTCATTTCACCGTCTACAAAGTAGAAGGCTTGTGGAGATTCATGTTTTACATTTGTTTTTTCTGCAATATAGTCCGATAATTTACGTTCTTGTTGAATGATTAAATAATAACCATCAATATCTCTTTCATATAAAAACTTATTGAATTGATCATACGCATTTGCAGAAATTGGACAAGTTTCACTGTGTTTTAATACAAAAACATATTTGTTTTCTTCTAAGACTTGTTCAAACTGGTCAATTGAACTCAGCTTAATAGCCATTCTATTCACCTCTAAAATAATTATCACATTTATGAGCATATGCGTGATATTCATATCCCAAAATCATATCAGTGGGTATAATTATACACACTCTTCTGTGTAATGTTAACCATCATTTTTTATTTTATTCAAATACCATCTAATTAACATTTTGTTTTAACTGTTTAAAATCTCTATTAAATGATTTATCCATTTTAGAGATATCTTTTCCTTCTTTTGGCAATTGATTAACATCAATTTTAGATAATTTTTCACTCACTTTAATTGTATCTACTCTTGTATCATAATAGTTTTGTAAACTGTAATACATCTCTATAGCATTTTTTCTAGCATTATCGACATTTTGATCAGAGATATTTGTTTGGTTAATTTCGGTAATTTGCTTTTCTATAAGTGGTGAAATATGATTTTTAATTGCTTCTTGTGCCGAATCAGAATTCGTTGTTGAAGAATCTAAATACTTTTTCGCAGTTGCTTTTAACTGTTTATTGTTATCTTCTAATTTAGATTTTAATTGATTCGCATCATCCC
Proteins encoded in this region:
- a CDS encoding glycerate kinase, which codes for MKVLVAMDEFNGIISSYQANRYVEEAVASQIEHADIVQVPLFNGRHELMDSVFLWQSGSKYRVTVHDADMNKVEAVYGQTECGMTVIEGNLFLNGDKPIEQHSSYGLGEIIKTSLDNHAQHIVISLGGIDSFDGGAGMLQALGAKFYDDEAQIVDVSKGAYIIKYIRRIDLSGIHPKLSDAHIQLMSDFSSRLYGKQSEIMQTYKTYGITYNEAAEIDNLIWYFSELFKSELKLAMGPIERGGAGGGIAAVLHSLYQAEILTSHELVNQITHLEHLIQQADLIIFGEGLKEKDQILETTTLRIADLAQKHHKPSIAICATSDKFDLFESQKVTAMFNTFIDMPETYTDFKMGIQIRHYTVQALKLLKTNFNL
- the ytxJ gene encoding bacillithiol system redox-active protein YtxJ, with product MAIKLSSIDQFEQVLEENKYVFVLKHSETCPISANAYDQFNKFLYERDIDGYYLIIQQERKLSDYIAEKTNVKHESPQAFYFVDGEMKWNADHDDINVSQLAQAEE